The genomic stretch AAGTTCATCACGAGAATAGGCTTCTCTGAACCGTTTTGCGTTCGGACCACGACATCGTTTTTTACACAGGAAGGATTCAACTCCCTCACACCCGAGAATAAATAGCGGTAATCAATGTCAGCGTCGGCAAGCTCGGAGAGATGATACATTTGGGAATAGTCGTAGGTTGGCACCCATGCGATCCTCCCCTTCTCGGCAGTCGCTCGGTCAAATAGGCTGGATTCGTAAAAGTTACCGGGCGGATAGGTATTCTTCGATTTGCTTCCGTATACGAAGGCACGGGTCACCAATTCGACCGAGTAGAGGTCGTTCGACTGTGCGAAGTAACGATTCAGAATACCCGTTACCCGATCATCCGTCAGGAGCAACTGCATCTCGTCGGAAGGCCCCTTGCCGTCAAAAATCTGAAATAGATCGCATTCCACCATGAGAGAAAGGCTATTGTCTTGAACAATGCTTATCCGCTCATCGATGATCTGATTGTTCTTTTTCACAATTTCGAGCACATTGCTGCGGGCAAGATCCAGCATAATCTCTTTGCTAGTATAATAATAGCCCGCACTCAATATGGCCAAGGGAAGCGTAATGAGCACGATATAGGAAAGAATTAGTTTGTTTTTGAGTCTCATATTCTCACCTACAGGACGATGTTTTTCCGAAATTCTTCCGGAGTGAAGCCAGTCTCTCGTTTGAACATCCGTGTAAAATATCCGGCATCTCGAAACCCCACGCTAAGCGCTATCTCCGAAACCTTTTTTTCACCATCATACAGCAGCTCCTTGGCCTTATCTATCCTCAGCCGAAGCAAATATTCAGTGAATGTCATGGATGTATGGGCCTTGAAAAAGCTGCTGAAGTAAGCGGGGCTGAAAAAAAACTTTTTAGCGACAACTTCAAGGGAAAGATCCTGCATGTAACGCTCATTGAGATGCGCCATGCACTTCTCAATGATTTGCTGATTCTTGTTGTTCTTTCGCTTTTCCATACCATCGATAATCCTGTGAATATAATGGCGCGCCTTCTCCTTAATATCTAGAAGCGTCTTACAAGCGGGAATTTGGAACTCCATCTCCGCGATTAAGTTCGTAACATCCTCATTCCGAAGGAACGCAGCATTTGCTTTCATAAGATCGAGCAATACGTATAAAATACTCTCCTTCAAGTGAACGGGAGAAGGAAAATCGTCGTGAAGCATCCGGTCGATTATCGTATCAAGCGCAAGGATAGTCTGCTCCATATTAGACTGATTCAAGGCGGTGGAAATGTCCGTTTCAATAGGAAATATTTTTAAGGCTGGCTTATAGGGGTTGTAAGCGATTTCATTATGAAAAATAAGATTTCCATTTCCGCAGTAAAACATATATTCGATCGCATTACGGGCCTGTTCGAAAGAAAGACGGGCGTTTCGGTAAAGATTAGTGACATGCCCGCCTACACCGATGGATACAGTGAGACCGAATTCGATTCGAATTTGTTCGATGAATGCGGATAACCGTTCGACGTCTCGCTTCATTAACCATTCCAACGGATTATTGTGAGCGATCACAGAAACCAATATCGTTTCAGATCCATCCAGATAGAACAAAATAGAAGACCCCATTGATTGAAGGGCTTGATGCATCCAGACTTTAAAACTCGTTTTCACTTCATTAAAATCCACGGGGGAATAAGCTTGTCCAACTTCTTGTATGTCTAATTTAGCAAGCACAACGAATCCAGCATACCCAAGGGGAAATGAATTTTCTATTTCATGAAGCTCTTCTTCGCCGGCCGCCGACTGCATCCAACGATTAAGCAAATGCTGCTCGTACACAGGCATGGTCGAATCTAGCTTTTGTTTTAGATTCTCCTCATATCGACGGAACTCGTAGTCCTTCTCGAACGCGGCATCAAGTTTCGCTAGCATGTCTACCATAACTTTTTGCTCCAACGGTTTCAATAGATAGTCAAAAGCTCCTAACTTAATCGCTTGCCTAGCATAATCAAAATTACCGTAGACGCTCAGAATGACCACCTTTATGGACTCCATCCGTGTTCCCAAGTTCTCGATCAGCTCGAGCCCGTCTATTTTAGGCATCCGAATATCCGTTAGCAAGATATCTATACGGTTGGCATCTATGATCCGAAGCGCCTCTTCCCCATCCTTGGCTACGAAGACTCGGTAATCCGGACGCAGCGTCTTGATCATATCGGTGATGCCTCGTCTGTGAAGCGGTTCATCGTCAGCAACAAGAACATTGTACATCTCAGTCATCCCCATTCCTCTGGTTATAACATTTTTCCTCATTATAACATGATGGCTACATTCGAATTCGCAAGATGAATGATCTTGCCTACATCACATCTCCAAAAAGAAAGGTACCCTTAACTACCTCTTTTGACAGGTAGTTAAGGGCTCTTTTGATATCATTAATTATTCGTGTGTGCTTCTAATCCCAATGCCAGAGCGCCGCATAAACCTGCATTATCTCTCAGTCCGGGCGGCACGATGTAACTTTCGATCTCAGCAGTTAACTCGGCCAATTGGATATAGCGATTCAAATTGTGCTGAACTTCGGCGCGTATCATCGGGTACAAATGCTCCTGATGCATGACCCCGCCGCCCAATATAATCTTCTTGGGAGCCAGCGTCAATACGGTATTCGTGACAGCTTGGCCGATATAGAATGCTTCGATTTTCCATGCAGGATGATCGGTCGGCAGCTCACTGCCCTTCAATCCCCATCTGCGTTCGATAGATGGACCTGCTGCCATTCCTTCCAGGCAGTCTCCGTGATAGGGACAGCTTCCCTCGAAGCCGTCATCCGGATGGCGCCTGATCAGCACATGCCCGCCTTCAGGATGCATAAGTCCATGAATGAGCTTTCCTTCTGCGACCACGCCTAAACCTACACCCGTTCCGATCGTATAGTAAACGCAGCTATCCAGCCCTTTCGCACTTCCCCAAGTCGCTTCGGCCAACGCCGCCGCATTAACATCCGTATCCCAGCCGAATGGCAAATCGAATTCCCGCTTTAATGTGCCCAAGAAGTCATAATTCGACCAGCCTGGCTTCGGAGTGGACGTCACGTAACCATACAAAGGATTGGAAGTATCAATATTAATAGGTCCAAACGTCCCTATGCCTATGGCACTGACTCGTTTGTCCTGAAAATAACTAATGATCTTTTCCAGTGTCTGATCCGGCGCTTCAGTCGGAAAACTAACTCGGTCTTCAATAACACCACGTTCATTCCCTATGCCGCAAACGACTTTTGTTCCTCCTGCTTCAATTGCCCCTACGTACATGGCAAGCATCTCCTTTACTTCTTCGTTCTCTTCATCACTTTCGTTCTGATGGCATTCACGAGTTAGTCTGGGAAAAAGCGATTACGCATGTCACCCAAAAACCGAACTCCGTCCTCGGTCAAGCTCTTATTGTCCGGAGCCAACTGCCGCCAAACGTAACCTCCCCTTGATTCCACAACGCATTCTAGCGATGCGTATCCGTCATAACGAATATCCCTCAAAGCTTCATAAATTCCCTCCCAATCCGTATGCCCGGTTCCTGGAACCCCCCAATCGTTCTCGTTGAGGTGGATATGACCGAGCGCATTTCCCGCCTGCAGAATCGCAGCCTTCATCTGCTTCTCTTCGATATTCATATGATACGTATCGAGATGCACCTTGACGTTCGGCTCACCAATCATCGCCATAAGCGACAATGCTTGCTCACATGTATTCAAGACGAATGTTTCATACCGGTTGATCGGTTCGAGTCCAATCGTTACCCCTAACATGCCGGCATATTGCGCAACTTCTTTTAGACCATCGGCAACGATCCGCAGTAGTTCCTCCGATGGCCGGTCCGGGTGCATTTTCATGTGCAGCGCATAGATGACTCCTCCGAAAAAGGTTGCTCCCATTTCACTTGACAGGCGAACGCACTCCTTCAAATATCCTATGCCCGACTCGCGAATACAGGGATCCCCGCTTGTAATATCATGTGCAGGATTTATTATTAAAGCGGAAGTGACCGACTCGAGACAGGAATCCCTCAGCTTCTTGCGCGTCGCCTCTGTATCGATTCCCTCGTGTTTCGTTAAAGGTATCTCAATAAAGTCGAGTCCCAGCTTCTTCACCTCATCAATGACAAACAAAGCGGAATTGTTCCATTGTCCGCACCATGCAGATGCGTGCATACCCAATTTCATTCTCATCACTCCCGTCAAGAATGCTGCTCTTTGTATTCGTTCGGTGTCATGCCGAGGCGTTTCTTAAACACCTGAATAAAGTAACTCATGTCCTTGTAACCTACGAGCTCAGCCACCTCGTACACCTTCTTTGAACCGTTCGCCAAGAGCAACTTCGCCCGCTCCATACGGACATCGGTGAGATTTTCCATAAACGTCTTGCCCGTTTCCTTACGAATCAGCCGACTCAAATAAGCCGTGCTCAATTTGAAGCGGTCCGCTAGCATATCCAGAGAGATTTCGTCCTCGTACTCGCCTTCGATCAGCTTCATGATCTCCTTGACGGAGGAACCCAGATTGGATTGCCGTGCGGCGTTGACGACTTGTGCAATCAACTCAAACATATGCAAACACTCGCTGAATAAACGATCCACGGTCGCAAACGATTCTGACTTAGAGAAGGGTAAGGCCGCTTGCATCAGCCGATCGACCAAATCCGGATTAAATTGTCCGATTATCCGTACCGAACCAAATGCCAATTCCATTAGAGAAATTTTCAGATGCTGGATCTCTACACCTCTTGATAAACCTACATTCCGCTTAATTCGATCGACGACCTCACGGACCTTCTCGATATCGCCGACCCTTAAACCGTTAATGATATCCTGCTTGTCTTCCTCACCGAAAATATAGGCGCTCTCCGATGTTTTTGAGATATCCCGAAATCGAACAATCGAGTCATCGCCCAGAAAAAATTTATGGTTCAATGCTTCAACCGATTGCAAATATGCCTGATTGATCTGCTCGATCTGGTCTCCTTTATTCGATATGCCGATAGAGACAGTGAAGGGCAGAAATGTGCGTATCCCTTTCTGGATATCCAGCCCGATATTCATCGATAGCCTCTCACACATGTCGACATTATGTTCTTGTTCGAAAGAGAGGACGATGCTGAACAGATCGTGATCGAAATCAATAATCGCCTGTTTATCCACTTTATTAGCCGTTTCCTCCGCGATGTTCATAACAGCGAATTCGAATAAGGTTCTGTCCTCGCTTGAGTATTGCTGCTCAAACGCTTTACGGTCATCAATCTGAACCGACATCACCACATAATGATCAATCGTGATTCCAAAAGAGGCAAGCCTGGCCTTAATTACGGTAGGCGTATATAAATGACCGTGGAGCAAGTCATGTACCAGCTTGTTTTTCAGTAGTGGAACCGCCGATTGCATCTGAGTACGGAGCTGATCATAATCATTCTGCGATTTCGTCCTCTCCTGAATTTCCTGAACCAGCTTGCGGACGGTCGCCTCAAGCTCATCGAACTTCGTCGGCTTCAGCAATAGATCGTGAATGCCGATATGCATGGCGGTCTTGGCATAGTTGAAATCCTGATAGCCCGTTAACATCAAAATCTCAATCTCTGGATAACGCTCTTTCACCTTTTCTGCAAAAGTAAGGCCATCCATTCCCGGCATCCGGATGTCTGTTATGATAAAGTTGGGACGCACCTCTTCCACCACTGCCAATCCGTCTTCCCCATCTTCCGCTTCCCCAGCTACGATGCAGCCCCATTGCTCCCAAGGCATACTTTTCAAGCCTTCACGGATTAACGGCTCGTCGTCTACGATGATTAGTTTCAACATCACTTTTCCTCCATCGACAAGCCGGGTGCGATACGGATTTGCACATTCGTACCTTCCCCCAGCTTGGAATTAATCGTCACCCCGTATTCCATCCCATAAATATAACGGATCCGTTGATGCACGTTTCGCACACCGATCCCGCTTCCTTTAGCTTCAGGCCCCTCCAACTGTTCATCTGCCAAGAGCTTGGCTGCCTGTTCAGTATCCATGCCGATTCCATTATCCTCAACAGTAAACATAATACAGTCGTCAAGTCTGTGACCTCGTATATGAATAACTCCTTTTCCTTTCTTGACCTGTACCCCATGCAAAAGTGCGTTTTCCACGATCGGCTGAAGAATAAGTTTTGGAATGACAACTGAGAGCAAATCATCGTCCATATGAATTTCAGTTTCAATCCGATCACCGAATCTCACCTTCTGAATGTACAAATAATCAGAGATATATTTCATCTCTTCCTCAATCGTAATGTACTCCTTCTCCGTGCTAATGCTAATTCTCATTAAGTCGCCCAATGCAGAAACCATGCGGCAGATCTGTTCAACGCCGTTCGTCTTAGCCATCCAGTTGATCGATTCCAAAGTATTGTACAGAAAATGCGGATTGATTTGTGCTTGCAATGCTTTAAACTCCGACTGCTGAAGCATGATTTTGCCTTTATAAGCATCTTCAATAAGCGTGTGGATCTGGTTGACCATATGATTGACGCCAGTGCTTAGAATACCGATTTCATCATTCCCATCCACTGGGAACGTTACGTTCAAATCACCCATCTGCACTTTTTTCATCGGCCTTAGCATCCTTTTGATCGGAAGGGTAATAGTCTGCGCGAAGACACGGGCGAGCAAAAATGCGAAAAGCATAATGATCAGCGTCACAACAATGATCCAATTCCGGACCGCATGGCTGTCCTTGTACAGTCTTTCTACCGAAATAATGCCGATCGTTTTCCAGCCCGTATATTCCGAGGTTTTGAAAGAAACCAAATACTCCCTATCCACTATCGTCTGGATGGATGAACCTGAATGGGAAGCGATCGACTTTCGAAAGGCTTCATCGTTGAAGTATTCACTGAGTGGCTCAGCTGGGGTCACAGATCCCCCTTTTTCATCCATTAACAAAACGGAGCCGCTTCGATCAAAATTGACGTTCCTTAGCAAATTGGAGACCGTTTCGAATTTCATGCTGATGATGACCGTTCCTAGCGGCTTCGTGGCCATTTGCAATTCGTTAATTTCCCGTACGGCTCGTAACAACCCTTCGTTCTTCGCGTTATTTATCCATTTCGTTTTGCCACGGTAGGCGGATGCAGCCTTTATATATTGCTGAAGCTCCACTTCATTTTCCTGATCGTTGAAGCTGCTCGGTACTTTGATGACCAAACCGTTCCTGCCATAAATCTCAATCGAACGCATAATTTGGCTATTGTAATGCGTGATCATGATCGATTCGATCTCATTGACCGCCGCGATCCTTTCCCTCTCAGTCATTTCATCGAGCTCCGTATTCAGCACTCGTTGAATGCTCTGATCAAAAGCTAGAATGCCAGATAGCTCATCTATGCGCTGCAGCGTGTAATCGACACTGGTCGATATTTGCCCTACGATCTCTACATTGTATTGGCTCGTCTTGTCACCTAGAATGACGGCGGACTTATAGTAAGAGGAAATGCCTACGCTTAGCACCGAGATCATAATGATCAAGACGAAACAGATAAAGATCTTATCCTGAATTTTCAAATCCTTGAATCGTTGATATAGCTTTCTTAAAATCATCTTCAAATCAGCCCCTACCGGTCCTTCCCGATTATGAAATCAAGCATACAACACTGGCCATAGAATGGACAATGTCGTATGCTTTGATTCGAAAGCTGATGATCGCTTATTTCCTAAACGACAGCTCAACCATTTGGTGACCAGTAATTTTCGGCACAAGGAATTCAATGCGACCGTCTTTAGTCTCATAATCAAGCGGCTTGTTATCGGGAACAAGTAATACTCCCGTCACGTCCCGATCTACTTTGACGGATATACGCGTGTCGTGAAGTGGAATGACATCCTCAATAATGTCCATCGTCTTACTTCGACGTTCCGGGATATAATGAAGCAGATGCACGACCTGACGATTCTCTGCAGCTTGCTCGTTCACCGTAGCCAGCAACGTCGACGGACCGTTATGCTTCAAGAGCGGATCCGGCAGCAGCATGTTCAGCGCGTTCCGGACAAGTGTTTTGACCCACAGCGGCGCGTTATCATGGTATTGACCGAAGACCGGATGAATGAAGTAGATAACGCGGCCCTTCTTCACAATCGCCGGATAACCGACCTTGCCCGACGAAGGCGAATGCAGATGCGAGCTAAACTGTTCAAACGACCGGTTGAATACGGATTCAATAGCATCGGCCAGCCTTTCGCCTCCTTCCGCCTCAACCCAAGCGCCTTGTTTATACATAACGTGCTCCGCTTGCTTCAAGCCACTTCCGATATCACCAGACGGCACGATGAAGTCTGGGCTGTACGGAGCGTTCCCTTTATAACGCACGCCCCATGCGGGAAGAGTAAACATAGTTTTCTCCGGATTCAAGCCCGATTCGAACGAAGCAATGATGGAGCCTCCATTGTCGAGATAATGCTGCAAACGCCGTCCGAACTCTTCCGAGACCGGAATGACATCCGGAAGAATCAGTACTTTGTACTTCAAGAAATTTTCCGCGGAATCGATGAAATCGAACTGGTGGCCGCTCTCCTGCAGCATACGGCATACGCCCTCGGACGCTTCCGGCAGATGGCCGGTGTCCGCTCCATAGAACTCCTCAGGAGTAAACACGCCAATATCGGTTACCGCAACCACCTCGCGGCACCATGACTCCTTCTTCTCAACCTGTGAGTAAACCTCTCCTATCAATTCATACATCGCCTCTGACAGGACTCCGGACGGCTCCAACTGGTCACCGATGTTGCACTTGGAGCCTTGCGCGAGCATGTTGTAGCATTCGAATTCGAGCGCAGCCTTGTTGCGGAAGGAAGAGTTATCGCCCCACGACGTATGGAACCTTCCAGTCATGCCGACCGTCTCTTTGCCTAACGTACGGATATATTTTACTGAAACCGGGAAATCCATATAACCCCATGGACCGCCTGGCAACGATTCAAACGCGGCATACGTGTAATCATCCAGTACCGGTTTATCGACCCGCCCGACATGCCCTTTATTGTAGAATATATTGTAATCCGGGTTGAAGGCTCGCACCTGCGCGCTCATGTCCTGCACCCAATCGTGGTATGTGATCTCGGAGTATGCTTTACGGTCAGCCGCATTTTTTGGATTCAGTCCGGCCTCACGCATTCCTTTCATACAGGTCGGACACACGCATTCGACTACAAAGGATGCATCAAACCATACACCCTCTGCCGGAATTTCTTCCATCACTTCCTGCAAATTTTCCTTTAGGAACTGACGGTACCCTGTATTGACGCAAAGATTTCGATAGAATCCGGCTTCGAGGTAGCCCCTCTTCTCATAATCACTGTATCTGCCTTCAGCATCGATTGCTACCCATTCTGGATGCTCGTTATAGGAGTAAACATCCCAACGTACAGTAACATAAAGGTTGACGTGAATCCCGCGTGCGCGGCACGCCTCGACTTGCTGCTTTAGCATATCCCGACTCTTAAGATGTGGATGTACTCGCTCCGGAAATTTCTTCGAGTCGTAATAGATCATCCCGTGATGACATCTAACGAATAGATTAATAGAATCGACTCTTGCATCATCCAACGTCTTGGCGAATTGCTTCGCATCGAACCCCGATCCAATCCCCTCGATCAGCTCGCTCGTGTGAAAATCCAGATGTATTTGACGAAAACGCACTTCATTGACCGTCATTTGTAATTCCTCCCGATCTTATATAGGTTATAACTATTTCGATTTATGATTTCACTGCGCCAGCCGTCATGCCGGAGATAATACTTTTGCTAAGTAAAAAATATACGATAAAGGTCGGTGTTACCGTCAGCATAATCGCGGAGAAGGTCGCGCCCCAGTCCGTCATACCGTAGTTGCCGACGTAGTCGCGCAAACCGAGCGTAATGGTCAGCATATTTTTCGAGTGCAAGAAGGTGAAAGGGAAAATAAATTCATTCCAAGCGAAGACGCCATACAACGTCGCAACCGTCACCAGAATATTTTTGGACATCGGCAGCACGATACTTACAAACAGCCGGTACATCGGGGCCCCGTCCATGACCGCGGATTCCATCACTTCATTCGGTACATATTTATAGAAAGAAACAAAAAGATAGATGGATACCGGAAGCCCGAAACCGATTTGCGGCAAAATGATGCTGGTGTACGTGTCTAGGATATTAAGCTCGCTATAGATCTGATAAAGCGGGATCAGGGTAACCTGAATCGGTACCATTATGCCGAATAAGAAAAAAAGAAGTCCCGCTTTGCGGAATCGAAATCTTAATTTTTCAAGTGCGAACCCAGCCATCGCGCTCAAAACAAGAATACCCAAAAGTACGAAAACGACTACAATGAGGCTGTTTTTAAAGTAAAGCAACAGATCGCTTTTAACGATCGCATTAATGTAATTGCCGAAATACAGAGATTTCGGCAGGGCGAATGGGCTGCTGCCGATCCTGAATTCGTCGATCGTCTTGAAGCTAGAGATAAACACCCAAATGATCGGAAAAATCTGAATGGTCAGCATGACCAGCAGAAGGGCGGGAAAGGCGATGCGCCCGACCGTTTTTCGGAGTGCGTCCATTTCAATCATCCTTTTTCATTTGAAATATTTTCATGACCAGTACGACGAGAAGGCAGCATTCGATGGCGATAAAGACGGCGATGGCACTGCCGTATCCATAATACATGCTGCTGAATGCTTGCTTGTACATGTACGTCGCAACCAATTCACTCGACGTACCGGGTCCGCCATAAGTAAGCAGATAAGGAATATCGAACGATTTCAGCGAGCCGTTCAACACGAGTACAATACAAGTGAATATAATGCCTTTGATCATTGGGAGCTTAATGTAACGGTACAACTTCCACCCAAAGGCACCGTCCATCTTAGCAGCTTCCACAACTTCCTCCGATATACTGATTAGAGCGGAATAAAAAATGACCATGTATACAGCGGCAAACTTATAACCTTCTGCAACAGCCGTTATCATAAGCGAACGATCCGGATCGGATAACCATTCTGAATCCAGAAACGAGAGATTAATCCAGCTTAATGCATAATTCAACATACCGACCGGATTAACGGAGAACACGTTCTGAAATATTTGTACGAGAGCAACCGTCGATAAGACCACCGGTGCAAAATAGAGCGTTTGAAAAATTTCACGACCTTTTTTGATTTGGGTTAGCAAAATCGCAATGAACAGTCCTACCGAGACCTGCAAAAGTACATTCACGACCATAAACACAATATTATTTTTAAATACCTGCCAGAACACGTCGTCCTGTGTAAACATCTTGACATAGTTATCCAAACCCGCAAATCGCATAGGTGAAATCCCGTCCCAGTGGAAAAAGCTATAGACGGAGGACCACCCAATAGGCAGCATTACCGTAAAGATGTAAACAAGCAGAGCTGGCAGAAGGAAAACGAGCACATATCTCTTGCGGCTTAAATATTTTTCCATCGTTACTCATTCCCAACCTTTTGGTTTGACCTTAGGGACTTTCAGGCTACCCTGGAGGAGCTGAACAAGGCTTGTTGCCAAGCCTGTCAGGCTTACTAGTTAAGTGCTATTATAGTTAGTTATTTTTGATCCTTGAAAAATTCCGGCGCGTTCTGGCTGATCGCCTTGTCCACCTTCGCGGCAAACTCTTCTGGCGTAATGATGCCAAGAGCCAATTCGATAGCAGCAGTACCTATTACTTCGTTGGAGGCAGGATCCAATTTGTCATCCCATGAGACGCCGCCCTTATCCACCGACTCCAGATCCTTTGAGAAATCTTTAGTCAGTTGGGACATGCTTTCCGGAATGTCGCCGTTCATCGGAGATAGGAATCCACCAACTTCAAACGCAGCGTTATTGTAATGTTCCACTACGAATTTGAAGAAGTCTTTGGTCGGCGCATCAAAGGTTTCCGCATTAAAAGCATACGCCAGACCTGCCGTGATCGACGTTTTTGGCCCGATATTATCGGCTCCGACCACATCGGGTACGAAGAAGTAACCAATCTCACCCGCATCATATTTATCCTTGAACTGCGCAAGCTCCCAAGATCCGTTGTAATGCATAACGGCATTGCCTCCAAGGAAGAAGTTCAGCGTTTGCGTGTAATCCATGCTGCTGAAGCCTTTTTGGAAGTAACCTTCCTTGCCTAGCGTGTACAGCAAATTGGCGGCTTTCATTCCGATTTCGCCCGTAAAGGTCTCATCGCCTGTTTTCAACGTATTGATGAACTCCGTATGAGTAAGTCTAAGCGGGATAAAGGAAAGGTATCGTACCATCTGCCACATTTCCTTGCCGGATACGGCAATTGGAGTGTATCCAGCTTCTTTCAGCTTTGCTGAAGCTTGAACGAACTCGTCGAAGTTGGTAGGCACCTTGATGTTATTCTCTTCGAAAGGTTTCTTGTAATACCAGAAAGCTTCACCGAACTTACCTTCCGGATACAGGTACAAGCTGCCGTCCCCGAAGGAAAGAAAATCAATAGCGGCTTTGTTGAACTTATCGAACATGCCAAACTCTTCAAGCGTTGCCTTCATGTCAACCAGTCGACCTTGCTTGGCTAGATTTTCACTCAGCACGCCATTAGGAATTTTAAAGAAATCGGGCAGCTGATTGCCTGCAATGTATGTTCTGAGCTTTTGGAAATATTGCGTATCATTAGGAATTGACTCAATCTCAACCTCGAAATTCGGATTCACTTCTTTTCGATATTGATCGATGAGCGATTTCATAACACGGTAATCGGCATTATTTTCATTGCCTTTGGTGAAAAAGCGGATTTTCTTAACCGGTTGGCTGTCGGTTGTCGAACCTTCACCGGTATTACCCGCATTGTCTGCAACGGTACTTCCGTTATTTCCACTTGCATTGTTACCGCCACAGCCTATTAACAATCCAATCGACAACGCGAGCACCAACGTCATTGCACCTAATTTTTTCAGTCTTCTCATTTCGCGTCCCTCCAATTTGGTCCCCATGGTTATTGTAGCTACTGAACAACCTTGTACTCTGATTATAGAATTGTCCAATCGCAAAAAAAATCAGAGCATTTTGACATCTCCTATAAGATATTTGCTATAGACGGCAAAAGGCCTCACGAAGGAAGGCGAAGCCTCTAATATAGAAACCCCTTTATCAATTCGGCTCACTCTAACTACTTTCATATCAGGTCTATAGCTTTATAATCGTTTAGTGGACGATACCCGTTTATTTAACCATGACCCGCACACGACACAGATTCAGGACTTGCGTATAGGTGTATTTTAAATAAGCTTCATGCCCCGTAGGATAAGCTTATCGCGTTCTTGAAGGACGGGCGACTAAAGATCGACGATCCGAAGGATACCACTACACTGGACGAACTGTTGCCTTGGCTTATTTAAGATGAAACGGCTGTCGCCGTCCTTTGGCGGCGCTGCGCGTTTCATTCCGAGAAATAGAGAGAGAGTATGGCGAAATGATGTATTTTCTATATTTTAAAAAAAGACGACTTCTCATTCCAATAACTAGGATGAGAGTCGTCTTTTTTCGAGCAAAGTAAAACATACTTTAAAAATCTTCAAGCTCTTCAGTGACCATTCTATCTTTGATTGCTTATGGTAGCATTGCTATTATTAGCAGATAATTCTGATAATGGATCATAAGGGGGGCCCATTTGTGTTCCAACTAACAGTGCGATATCTACCGCGTTCGCAGGAACTCCCCATGAGTTACCTGAAAATACAAATACAGCTCTATCCACTACATATCCGCGAGTATTATAGACAACATTATTCAAGATAT from Paenibacillus sp. FSL H8-0548 encodes the following:
- a CDS encoding sensor histidine kinase codes for the protein MILRKLYQRFKDLKIQDKIFICFVLIIMISVLSVGISSYYKSAVILGDKTSQYNVEIVGQISTSVDYTLQRIDELSGILAFDQSIQRVLNTELDEMTERERIAAVNEIESIMITHYNSQIMRSIEIYGRNGLVIKVPSSFNDQENEVELQQYIKAASAYRGKTKWINNAKNEGLLRAVREINELQMATKPLGTVIISMKFETVSNLLRNVNFDRSGSVLLMDEKGGSVTPAEPLSEYFNDEAFRKSIASHSGSSIQTIVDREYLVSFKTSEYTGWKTIGIISVERLYKDSHAVRNWIIVVTLIIMLFAFLLARVFAQTITLPIKRMLRPMKKVQMGDLNVTFPVDGNDEIGILSTGVNHMVNQIHTLIEDAYKGKIMLQQSEFKALQAQINPHFLYNTLESINWMAKTNGVEQICRMVSALGDLMRISISTEKEYITIEEEMKYISDYLYIQKVRFGDRIETEIHMDDDLLSVVIPKLILQPIVENALLHGVQVKKGKGVIHIRGHRLDDCIMFTVEDNGIGMDTEQAAKLLADEQLEGPEAKGSGIGVRNVHQRIRYIYGMEYGVTINSKLGEGTNVQIRIAPGLSMEEK
- a CDS encoding alpha-amylase family protein → MTVNEVRFRQIHLDFHTSELIEGIGSGFDAKQFAKTLDDARVDSINLFVRCHHGMIYYDSKKFPERVHPHLKSRDMLKQQVEACRARGIHVNLYVTVRWDVYSYNEHPEWVAIDAEGRYSDYEKRGYLEAGFYRNLCVNTGYRQFLKENLQEVMEEIPAEGVWFDASFVVECVCPTCMKGMREAGLNPKNAADRKAYSEITYHDWVQDMSAQVRAFNPDYNIFYNKGHVGRVDKPVLDDYTYAAFESLPGGPWGYMDFPVSVKYIRTLGKETVGMTGRFHTSWGDNSSFRNKAALEFECYNMLAQGSKCNIGDQLEPSGVLSEAMYELIGEVYSQVEKKESWCREVVAVTDIGVFTPEEFYGADTGHLPEASEGVCRMLQESGHQFDFIDSAENFLKYKVLILPDVIPVSEEFGRRLQHYLDNGGSIIASFESGLNPEKTMFTLPAWGVRYKGNAPYSPDFIVPSGDIGSGLKQAEHVMYKQGAWVEAEGGERLADAIESVFNRSFEQFSSHLHSPSSGKVGYPAIVKKGRVIYFIHPVFGQYHDNAPLWVKTLVRNALNMLLPDPLLKHNGPSTLLATVNEQAAENRQVVHLLHYIPERRSKTMDIIEDVIPLHDTRISVKVDRDVTGVLLVPDNKPLDYETKDGRIEFLVPKITGHQMVELSFRK
- a CDS encoding carbohydrate ABC transporter permease is translated as MDALRKTVGRIAFPALLLVMLTIQIFPIIWVFISSFKTIDEFRIGSSPFALPKSLYFGNYINAIVKSDLLLYFKNSLIVVVFVLLGILVLSAMAGFALEKLRFRFRKAGLLFFLFGIMVPIQVTLIPLYQIYSELNILDTYTSIILPQIGFGLPVSIYLFVSFYKYVPNEVMESAVMDGAPMYRLFVSIVLPMSKNILVTVATLYGVFAWNEFIFPFTFLHSKNMLTITLGLRDYVGNYGMTDWGATFSAIMLTVTPTFIVYFLLSKSIISGMTAGAVKS
- a CDS encoding sugar ABC transporter permease; translated protein: MEKYLSRKRYVLVFLLPALLVYIFTVMLPIGWSSVYSFFHWDGISPMRFAGLDNYVKMFTQDDVFWQVFKNNIVFMVVNVLLQVSVGLFIAILLTQIKKGREIFQTLYFAPVVLSTVALVQIFQNVFSVNPVGMLNYALSWINLSFLDSEWLSDPDRSLMITAVAEGYKFAAVYMVIFYSALISISEEVVEAAKMDGAFGWKLYRYIKLPMIKGIIFTCIVLVLNGSLKSFDIPYLLTYGGPGTSSELVATYMYKQAFSSMYYGYGSAIAVFIAIECCLLVVLVMKIFQMKKDD